One stretch of Cohaesibacter intestini DNA includes these proteins:
- a CDS encoding Zn-dependent hydrolase, translating into MKKNLRIDSDRLWQSLMDMAKIGPGIAGGNNRQTLTDEDAEGRALFKSWCDAEGLTMGVDKMGTMFMTRPGTDPDALPVYVGSHLDTQPTGGKYDGVLGVLSALELVRTLNNADIKTKHPIVVTNWANEEGARFSPPMLASGVFAGVHSLDYAYGRQDLEGKTYGEEIKRIGWVGEEEVGARKMHAYFEYHIEQGPILEAENKEIGVVTHCQGLWWLEFTLTGKEAHTGSTPMSMRKNAGLAMGRIFEMVQDVTMAAQPNAVGGVGQVTFSPNSRNVLPGTVVFTVDIRTVDQEKLDGMRDAIREKAAIICEELEVGCSVEIVGHFDPVTFDPGLVDKVRNAAIELGYSHMDLVSGAGHDACWAAKVAPATMIMCPCVDGLSHNEAEDISQEWATAGADVMLHAVLEAAEIVE; encoded by the coding sequence ATGAAAAAGAATTTACGCATCGATTCCGATCGCCTCTGGCAGTCGCTGATGGATATGGCAAAGATCGGCCCCGGCATTGCCGGTGGCAACAACCGTCAGACCCTCACCGACGAAGACGCCGAAGGCCGCGCTCTGTTCAAAAGCTGGTGTGATGCCGAAGGCCTGACCATGGGCGTCGACAAGATGGGCACCATGTTCATGACCCGCCCCGGCACGGACCCTGACGCCTTGCCAGTCTATGTCGGCTCCCACCTCGACACCCAGCCAACCGGCGGCAAATATGATGGCGTGTTGGGTGTGCTTTCGGCGCTTGAGTTGGTCCGCACCCTCAACAATGCCGACATCAAGACCAAGCATCCAATCGTCGTGACCAACTGGGCCAACGAGGAAGGTGCGCGCTTCTCGCCGCCAATGCTGGCCTCCGGTGTCTTTGCCGGGGTGCATTCCCTTGACTATGCCTATGGCCGTCAGGATCTGGAAGGCAAGACCTACGGCGAAGAGATCAAGCGCATCGGTTGGGTTGGCGAAGAGGAAGTCGGCGCCCGCAAGATGCACGCCTATTTCGAATATCACATCGAGCAGGGCCCGATTCTGGAAGCCGAGAATAAGGAAATCGGTGTTGTCACCCATTGTCAGGGCCTCTGGTGGCTGGAATTCACCCTAACCGGCAAGGAAGCCCATACCGGCTCGACCCCGATGTCGATGCGCAAAAATGCTGGCCTCGCCATGGGCCGCATCTTTGAAATGGTTCAGGACGTGACCATGGCAGCTCAGCCCAATGCCGTGGGCGGCGTCGGGCAGGTCACCTTCTCGCCGAACTCCCGCAATGTGTTGCCCGGCACTGTCGTCTTCACCGTCGACATCCGTACCGTCGATCAGGAAAAACTCGACGGCATGCGCGACGCGATCCGCGAAAAGGCAGCCATCATTTGCGAAGAGCTGGAAGTCGGCTGCTCGGTCGAGATTGTCGGCCACTTTGATCCGGTCACCTTCGATCCCGGTCTGGTCGACAAGGTCCGCAACGCAGCCATCGAACTTGGTTACAGCCATATGGACCTTGTCTCCGGCGCTGGCCATGATGCCTGCTGGGCCGCCAAAGTCGCCCCGGCGACGATGATCATGTGTCCTTGCGTCGATGGCCTCAGCCACAATGAGGCAGAAGACATCAGCCAGGAATGGGCGACGGCAGGCGCAGATGTCATGCTTCATGCCGTGCTCGAAGCCGCAGAAATCGTCGAATAA
- a CDS encoding CoA-acylating methylmalonate-semialdehyde dehydrogenase — protein MYSVTNLIDGEAVASQSGRESAIFNPATGEQIGTLGLSSDAEINQAVASAKAAFPAWAATPPAKRARIMFAYAALVRERADDIAREISREHGKTHDDALGEVARAMEVIEYACAAPELLKGEFSRNVGPGIDTQSERQPLGVVAGITPFNFPAMVPMWMFPMAIVCGNTFILKPSERDPSAATFVCQLLMEAGLPKGVLNVVHGDKSTVDCLLDHPDVKAVSFVGSTPIAEYVYRRGTDSAKRVQALGGAKNHMIVMPDADMDQAADALMGAGYGSAGERCMAVSVAVPIGEETAGKLVNALKPKVEALKIGPSTDETAEMGPVITAEAKDRITGLINSGVAQGADLVADGRGFSLQGYEQGYFLGGSLFDKVSPEMDIYKTEIFGPVLSVLEPQSFESAVKLINEHEYGNGTAIFTRNGDAARKFSSAIEVGMVGVNVPIPVPVAFHSFGGWKRSSFGSHGIYGPEAVHFYTRLKTTTTRWPEGIPQGAVFTFPS, from the coding sequence ATGTATTCTGTGACCAACCTCATTGACGGTGAAGCCGTCGCCTCCCAGTCTGGCCGGGAAAGCGCCATTTTCAACCCTGCCACCGGTGAGCAAATCGGCACGCTCGGCCTGTCCTCGGACGCCGAGATCAATCAGGCGGTTGCCAGCGCCAAGGCGGCCTTCCCCGCTTGGGCGGCCACCCCGCCAGCCAAACGCGCACGCATCATGTTCGCCTATGCGGCGCTGGTGCGCGAACGGGCCGACGACATTGCCCGCGAGATCAGCCGAGAACATGGCAAGACCCATGACGATGCGCTGGGCGAAGTGGCCCGCGCCATGGAAGTGATCGAATATGCCTGCGCTGCGCCGGAATTGCTCAAGGGCGAATTTTCCCGCAATGTCGGCCCCGGCATCGACACCCAGTCTGAACGCCAGCCTTTGGGCGTTGTGGCGGGCATCACGCCCTTCAACTTCCCCGCCATGGTGCCGATGTGGATGTTCCCAATGGCGATTGTCTGCGGCAACACCTTCATCCTCAAGCCATCCGAGCGGGACCCGTCCGCGGCCACGTTCGTTTGTCAGCTTTTGATGGAAGCAGGCCTGCCAAAAGGCGTGTTGAATGTCGTCCATGGCGACAAATCCACCGTCGATTGCCTGCTCGATCACCCGGATGTCAAAGCCGTCAGCTTTGTCGGCTCAACCCCAATCGCCGAGTATGTCTATCGCCGTGGCACCGACAGCGCCAAGCGGGTGCAGGCTCTGGGCGGGGCAAAAAATCACATGATCGTCATGCCCGACGCCGACATGGATCAGGCCGCCGACGCCTTGATGGGCGCTGGCTATGGTTCAGCCGGGGAACGCTGCATGGCCGTTTCCGTCGCCGTTCCCATCGGCGAAGAGACAGCAGGCAAGCTGGTCAACGCGCTGAAACCAAAAGTCGAAGCCCTCAAGATCGGCCCCTCCACCGACGAGACCGCCGAAATGGGTCCGGTCATCACTGCAGAAGCCAAGGATCGGATCACCGGCTTGATTAACAGTGGCGTTGCGCAAGGGGCGGATCTGGTGGCCGATGGCCGTGGCTTCTCGCTGCAGGGCTACGAACAGGGTTATTTCCTTGGTGGCAGCCTGTTCGACAAGGTTTCCCCTGAGATGGACATCTATAAGACCGAGATTTTCGGCCCGGTCCTCTCGGTGCTGGAACCACAGAGCTTCGAGAGTGCGGTCAAGCTGATCAACGAACATGAATATGGCAATGGCACCGCGATCTTCACCCGCAATGGCGACGCGGCGCGCAAATTTTCCTCGGCCATCGAGGTTGGCATGGTGGGCGTCAATGTCCCCATTCCAGTGCCGGTGGCCTTCCATTCCTTTGGCGGTTGGAAACGCTCCTCCTTCGGCTCCCACGGCATTTATGGCCCCGAAGCGGTGCATTTCTACACCCGCCTGAAAACAACAACGACACGCTGGCCTGAGGGCATCCCTCAGGGCGCCGTCTTTACCTTCCCGAGCTAG